A stretch of the Acyrthosiphon pisum isolate AL4f chromosome A2, pea_aphid_22Mar2018_4r6ur, whole genome shotgun sequence genome encodes the following:
- the LOC100575002 gene encoding translation initiation factor IF-2, mitochondrial: protein MTVSELASATGIPVDNVLKIIELGQNGHLYFEPTSIMDNVSILREIVKKCGFKSNLTSNPNTNKKLSDDHLKDAIKRPPAPYDSTIVRHPVVTIMGHVDHGKTTLLDTLRNASVAKSEFGAITQHIGAFPVILENGKKITFLDTPGHAAFATIRSRGAQVTDIVVLVVAADDGVKEQTIESIRMAKHAKVPIIVAINKIDKPTANIERCKKMLQTQGGLDLEEFGGTVQVVQISALHGTNFNDLIESILTQAEVLDLRADPNPPAEGVIIESKLDSKKGKLATVLVQRGKLLNNSILVAGTVWGRVRAMMDHQNNVLQEANPSDAIQLIGWKDLPQAGQEFLQVSSDRRAREVIDYRISKSIEQKQIEDSIYISSKLEEHNKEYQSHLAEKKKGGIFRRRRFSTLYQEKQLENRKNVKEEEICLNVVVKGDVIGSVEAILDVLETYESNQCKLDIIHYGVGNVCVTDIEYADAFKAIVYAFNVGTLKDAEENAKQTGITIKQHNIIYKLVDDIKEEMNNCLPPVEVEDVQGEANVLQEFLINENKKKIPVAGCRCTSGTLKKAALFKVIRDHDTVLYRGKLSSLRHLKDEVATIKTNMECGLRLEDANIRLNPGDKIVCFTLREEQQKITWETGF, encoded by the exons ATGACTGTATCAGAATTGGCAAGTGCGACTGGAATACCTGTAG ataatgttcttaaaataattgaattaggTCAAAATGGACATTTGTATTTTGAACCTACAAGTATAATGGATAATGTTTCAATCCTTCGTgaaattgttaaaaagtgtGGATTTAAATCTAACTTAACATCAAAccctaatacaaataaaaaattgtctgaTGATCATTTGAAGGATGCCATtaaaag accTCCAGCACCATATGATTCTACAATTGTGAGACATCCAGTTGTAACAATAATGGGTCATGTGGATCATGGAAAAACCACATTATTAGATACTCTAAGGAATGCATCTGTGGCTAAATCTGAGTTTGGTGCTATTACCCAGCATATTGGTGCTTTTccag ttattttggagaatgggaaaaaaataacatttttagatacaCCTGGACATGCTGCTTTTGCTACAATTAGAAGTCGAGGTGCACAAGTAACAGATATAGTTGTATTAGTAGTAGCAGCTGATGATGGAGTCAAGGAACAAACTATTGAGTCAATACGAATGGCTAAACATGCAAAAG ttCCCATAATTGTGGCAATCAACAAAATAGACAAACCAACAGcaaatata gaaCGTTGTAAGAAAATGTTGCAAACTCAAGGTGGTTTGGACCTTGAAGAATTTGGTGGTACTGTTCAAGTAGTTCAAATATCTGCCTTGCATGGTACTAATTTCAACGATTTAATTGAATCGATTCTAACTCAAGCTGAAGTATTAGATTTACGTGCAGATCCTAACCCTCCAGCAGAAGGAGTAATAATAGAGTCAAAACTTGATAGTAAAAAAGG aaaattagCGACAGTTCTTGTTCAACGTggaaaattattgaataatagtatacttgTAGCTGGCACTGTCTGGGGAAGAGTACGAGCCATGATGGATCATCAAAACAATGTTCTTCAAGAAGCTAACCCGTCTGATGCAATTCAATTAATAGGTTGGAAAGACTTACCACAAGCTGGACAAGAATTTTTACAAGTTTCATCTGAT agGCGTGCGCGAGAAGTAATTGATTATCGAATATCTAAATCTATagaacaaaaacaaattgaagATAGCATTTATATTTCATCAAAACTTGAAGAGCATAAtaag GAGTACCAAAGTCATCTGGCAGAGAAAAAAAAGGGTGGAATTTTCAGAAGAAGACGGTTTAGTACATTGTACCAAGAAAAACaattagaaaatagaaaaaatgttaaagaagaagaaatttgtttaaatgttgtagtcaaag GAGATGTCATTGGATCTGTTGAGGCAATTTTAGACGTATTGGAAACGTATGAAAGTAATCAATGCAAATtagatattattcattatggTGTAGGTAACGTATGCGTTACTGATATTGAATATGCTGATGCTTTCAAAG ctaTAGTTTATGCCTTTAATGTTGGTACATTAAAAGATGCAGAGGAAAATGCTAAACAAACTGGTATCACtattaaacaacataatataatctacaaACTAGTAGATGATATAAAAGAAGAAATGAACAATTGTTTACCACCAGTTGAAGTTGAGGATGTACAAG gggAAGCCAATGTGTTacaagaatttttaattaatgaaaataaaaaaaaaattccagtaGCCGGATGTAGGTGTACAAGTGGTACACTGAAAAAAGCAGCACTATTTAAAGTTATCCGCGATCATGATACAGTTCTTTATAGAG gTAAATTATCATCTTTGAGACATTTAAAAGATGAAGTGGCCACGATCAAGACAAATATGGAATGTGGGTTACGGTTAGAAGATGCAAATATTAGACTGAACCCAGGTGATAAAATTGTGTGCTTTACGTTGCGGGAAGAGCAACAAAAAATTACTTGGGAAACTGGTTTCTAA